The following are encoded together in the Phragmites australis chromosome 19, lpPhrAust1.1, whole genome shotgun sequence genome:
- the LOC133900500 gene encoding multiple organellar RNA editing factor 1, mitochondrial-like, which yields MALALRLRRALAAASISAPLLRPVAASAAPPHSGSLLLAPFVPLPLPRPWLLLPGAAAGFRSTAAAAARGGDYGAEDSKISPDEILFEGCDYNHWLITMEFPDPKPSREEMIETYLQTLAKVVGSYEEAKRRMYAFSTTTYIGFQAVMTEEMSEKFRGLPGVVFILPDSYLYPETKEYGGDKYDNGVITPRPPPVHYSKPSRTDRNRNYRGNYQSGPPQQGNYQNSPPQGSYQNSLPQQGNFQTYRSQQDGRSYAPPQNYAQAGQDARGYGRNDYADRSGYNGPPGGFHSQAPQYQGHVNPTAQGQGYNNPQDRRNFSQGQGGDFRPGGPSAPGTYGQPSTPGNYGQPPPSTYPGSNQGVPGVNPSYCGDIKQGAGPAYGRDNWQEGSGQYPSPGEGQGNWQGRQ from the exons ATGGCCCTCGCGCTTCGCCTCCGGCgggccctcgccgccgcctccatctcCGCGCCACTCCTCCGCCCGGTGGCCGCCTCAGCCGCGCCACCCCACTCCGGGTCCCTCCTCCTCGCTCCCTTCGTCCCGCTGCCGCTCCCGCGGCCGTggctcctcctccccggtgCCGCCGCCGGGTTCcggtcgacggcggcggctgcggcgcggGGAGGGGACTACGGGGCGGAGGACAGCAAGATCTCCCCCGACGAGATCCTCTTCGAGGGGTGCGATTACAACCACTGGCTCATCACCATGGAGTTCCCCGACCCCAAGCCCTCCCGCGAGGAGATGATCGAGACCTACCTCCAGACCCTCGCCAAGGTCGTTGGAAG TTATGAGGAGGCTAAGAGGAGGATGTATGCTTTTAGTACAACAACTTATATTGGTTTTCAGGCTGTAATGACTGAGGAAATGTCAGAGAAATTTCGCG GATTGCCTGGAGTAGTTTTCATTTTGCCTGATTCATATCTATATCCAGAGACAAAGGAGTATGGAG GAGACAAATATGACAATGGTGTCATCACTCCAAGACCACCACCTGTTCATTATAGCAAGCCATCAAGGACTGACAGGAACCGTAACTACCGAGGAAACTACCAGAGTGGTCCTCCACAGCAAGGAAATTACCAGAACAGCCCTCCACAAGGAAGTTACCAGAATAGCCTGCCACAGCAAGGAAACTTCCAAACATACCGCTCGCAGCAAGATGGAAGAAGCTATGCCCCACCGCAGAATTATGCACAGGCTGGACAAGATGCTAGAGGTTATGGGAGGAATGATTATGCAGACCGTTCAGGTTACAATGGACCGCCTGGTGGATTTCACAGTCAAGCACCGCAGTACCAAGGGCATGTAAATCCAACCGCTCAAGGTCAAGGTTACAACAATCCACAAGATCGCAGGAACTTTTCGCAAGGGCAGGGAGGAGATTTCAGGCCTGGTGGCCCTTCAGCACCTGGAACTTATGGCCAACCATCAACACCTGGAAATTATGGGCAGCCACCTCCATCAACGTATCCTGGTAGTAACCAAGGGGTTCCTGGTGTGAATCCTAGTTATTGTGGAGACATCAAACAGGGGGCAGGACCTGCATATGGTAGAGATAACTGGCAAGAGGGTTCTGGTCAGTATCCTAGCCCAGGTGAAGGACAAGGGAACTGGCAG GGTAGGCAGTAA
- the LOC133900358 gene encoding uncharacterized protein LOC133900358, translating into MTFSMDLNASPLPEEDEQQPYEEPVEYAQEEHAESAVATMRREREERRRRLKREQQDEGSRLHSQQIRNDYAPQIKRHSRIKETPQGWLECPAFGEPIDKIIPSKVPLDETFNESVPPGKRYSSKQLVNKQRKAGREIGLVIDLTNTTRYYSPAEWTKQGTKHVKIPCKGRDAVPDNESVNVFVYEAMMFLDRQKQSKNPKYILVHCTHGHNRTGFMIIHYLMRTHVSCVAQAINIFAQRRPPGIYKRDYIEALYSFYHEVPENMMIACPPTPEWKRPDDLDLNGEAKQDDDDDNGDLAPPHNESEDKIITNDDVLGDTVPYDQQEALRVLCYRLLEMPPVRGHTQFPGSHPVSLNSDNLQLLRQRYYYATWKADGTRYMMLIMRDGCFLIDRNFCFRRVQMRFPHKNLEGLHDMTLIDGEMIIDTVPDSGLKRRYLAYDLMALDSVSKTKLPFSERWRMLEDEIIRPRYYEKKQFESGAKSNPLYKYDMELFSVRRKDFWLLSTVKKVLKEFIPSLCHDADGLIFQGWDDPYVTRTHEGLLKWKYPEMNSVDFLFELTNDNRQLVFLYERGKKKLMDGARIAFPDEIDPSSVIGRIVECSWNKEEQCWVCMRIRSDKSTPNDINTYRKVMRSITDNITEEKLLEEIDEIRRLPMYADRIAQAHAKMAQHRRK; encoded by the exons ATGACCTTCTCTATGGATTTGAATGCATCACCGTTGCCCGAAGAAGATGAGCAACAGCCTTATGAAGAGCCGGTTGAGTATGCTCAGGAGGAACATGCTGAGTCTGCTGTCGCAACCATGCGAAGG GAGCGTGAAGAGAGACGCAGGAGACTAAAGAGAGAGCAGCAGGATGAAGGGTCGAGGCTACATTCCCAACAAATTAGAAATGATTATGCTCCTCAAATCAAAAGACATAGTCGCATTAAAGAGACACCTCAGG GATGGTTGGAATGTCCTGCATTTGGAGAGCCAATAGATAAAATCATACCATCTAAAGTTCCTCTTGATGAAACGTTCAATGAGTCAGTGCCTCCTGGGAAGCGATACTCCTCGAAGCAACTAGTTAACAAACAAAGAAAAGCTGGTCGCGAA ataggtctggtgattgatttgacAAATACTACTCGGTATTATTCACCAGCAGAGTGGACGAAGCAAGGTACTAAGCATGTCAAG ATTCCATGCAAGGGAAGAGATGCTGTACCTGACAATGAATCTGTGAACGTGTTTGTCTATGAG GCAATGATGTTCCTTGACCGACAAAAGCAATCAAAGAATCCTAAATATATTCTGGTTCACTGTACCCATGGTCACAATCGTACAGGTTTTATGATTATTCATTACCTTATGCGCACGCATGTCTCTTGTGTTGCTCAG GCTATAAATATATTTGCTCAAAGGCGACCGCCTGGCATATACAAGAGGGACTACATTGAAGCGCTGTATTCATTTTATCATGAGGTCCCTGAGAATATGATGATAGCATGCCCACCAACACCAGAATGGAAGAGACCTGATGATCTCGATTTAAATGGTGAAGCTAAGcaggacgacgacgatgacaatGGTGATCTTGCACCGCCGCAT AATGAGTCAGAGGATAaaatcatcactaatgacgacgTGTTAGGGGATACTGTACCATATGACCAACAAGAAGCTTTGCGTGTCCTATGTTACCGGTTGCTTGAAATGCCCCCT GTAAGAGGTCACACACAATTTCCAGGATCACATCCGGTTTCTCTTAACAG TGATAATCTGCAACTACTTAGACAGCGATACTACTATGCTACATGGAAAGCTGATGGAACACGATATATGATGCTTATAATGAGAGATGGCTGTTTCTTGATTGATCGGAATTTTTGCTTTAGAAGAGTTCAGATGCGCTTTCCCCATAAGAACCTCGAA GGTCTGCATGACATGACTTTGATTGATGGAGAAATGATTATAGACACGGTACCAGATTCAGGATTGAAGAGGAGGTACTTGGCATATGATCTGATGGCACTTGACTCAGTGTCCAAAACCAAG TTGCCATTTTCTGAAAGGTGGAGAATGCTGGAAGATGAAATAATACGGCCACGTTATTATGAGAAAAAGCAGTTTGAGAGTGGTGCTAAGAGCAACCCATTGTATAAATATGATATGGAACTATTTTCG GTTAGGAGAAAGGATTTTTGGTTGCTCTCCACAGTGAAAAAGGTGCTTAAGGAGTTTATTCCATCACTTTGCCATGACGCTGATGGCCTTATATTTCAG GGTTGGGATGATCCATATGTAACTCGTACTCATGAAGGTCTTTTAAAGTGGAAATACCCTGAGATGAATTCAGTCGACTTTTTGTTTGAG CTTACGAATGATAATCGTCAGCTGGTTTTCCTTTACgagagaggaaaaaagaaactCATGGACGGTGCTAGGATAGCATTTCCAG ATGAAATAGACCCATCCTCTGTCATTGGGAGGATTGTTGAGTGTTCTTGGAATAAGGAAGAACAGTGCTGGGTCTGCATGCGTATTAGATCTGATAAATCGACTCCAAATGACATCAACACATACCGAAAG GTGATGAGGAGCATCACGGATAACATCACTGAAGAAAAGCTTCTCGAAGAGATCGACGAGATCAGGCGCCTCCCAATGTATGCCGATAGGATAGCGCAGGCTCATGCAAAGATGGCCCAACATCGGCGGAAATGA
- the LOC133900954 gene encoding methylthioribose-1-phosphate isomerase-like yields MVGSDALQSIVYARGSLRLLDQRKLPLLVVYIDVKGSADGWNAIRDMVVRGAPAIAIAAALALAVEVSGLDFTGTPAEAASFVSKKLEYLVSSRPTAVNLSDAATKLQTIVSKTAENAKDAKAIFQAYIEAAETMLVDDVADNKAIGSHGAEFLQQQLGNSKNISVLTHCNTGSLATAGYGTALGVIRALHSGGVLEKAFCTETRPFNQGSRLTAFELVHDKIPATLIADSAAAALMKQGRVQAVIVGADRIATNGDTANKIGTYNLAISAKLHGVQFYVAAPITSIDLSLPSGEQIVIEERSPKELLNSEGGLGKQVAASGISVWNPAFDVTPANLITAIITEKGVITKSDANGAFDINGFIQSAK; encoded by the exons ATGGTGGGATCAGACGCGCTGCAGTCCATCGTCTACGCCCGTGGATCGCTCCGCCTCCTTGATCAG AGGAAGCTGCCGCTCTTGGTGGTCTACATCGACGTGAAGGGCTCCGCCGATGGCTG GAATGCGATCAGAGACATGGTTGTCCGTGGTGCTCCAGCAATAGCCATAGCAGCGGCACTAGCGTTAGCTGTGGAAGTTTCTGGTCTAGATTTCACTGGTACGCCTGCAGAAGCAGCTTCTTTTGTTTCCAAGAAACTGGAATACCTTGTATCCAG CCGACCAACTGCAGTGAACCTATCTGATGCTGCAACAAAACTTCAGACAATTGTGTCGAAGACAGCTGAAAATGCGAAAGATGCCAAAGCTATCTTTCAG GCCTACATTGAGGCTGCTGAGACTATGCTAGTTGATGATGTGGCTGATAATAAGGCTATTGGGTCACATGGAGCCGAATTTCTTCAACAGCAGCTCggaaattcaaaaaatatctcTGTTCTAACTCACTGTAATACTGGAAG CCTTGCCACTGCTGGTTATGGAACTGCCCTTGGGGTTATTCGTGCTCTTCACTCTGGTGGAGTTTTGGAGAAGGCCTTTTGCACTGAAACTCGTCCATTTAACCAG GGATCCAGGCTTACAGCTTTCGAGTTGGTTCATGACAAAATACCTGCAACACTGATAGCAGATTCTGCTGCAGCTGCACTAATGAAACAAGGACGTGTTCAGGCGGTAATAGTTGGCGCTGATCGTATAGCCACGAACG GTGACACGGCCAATAAGATTGGTACATACAACCTTGCCATTTCTGCGAAGCTTCATGGTGTCCAGTTCTATGTTGCAGCGCCCATAACTTCCATTGATCTCTCACTCCCATCTGGGGAACAAATTGTCATTGAAGAGAGGTCACCTAAGGAGTTGCTGAACTCTGAAGGTGGTCTAGGAAAGCAAGTTGCCGCCTCGGGTATATCAGTCTGGAACCCAGCCTTTGATGTTACTCCAGCAAATCTGATTACTGCAATCATAACGGaaaag GGTGTAATCACAAAATCTGATGCTAATGGAGCTTTCGACATCAATGGTTTCATTCAGTCTGCGAAATAA